The Actinomycetota bacterium nucleotide sequence CCTGTAGGTGCCTGTCGGACGACTACGATGACCACCCAAGCTATGTCTTCATGCGGAGACCCAGCCGTATGCCTGCTACCTACCACCGTCTGTTCCTCCCAGAGGGCCTTCTAGGTTGGGCAACTCCGCTGCTGACCATGGGCCCGGGCAGAGCTCTTGAGGTCGCGAGTAGGGATCGCTTCCACAACGAGGCCGCCGTTACCTTGTCCGCACGACGACAGTGTCCGCCGCCTTGTCGTGAAGACCTTGCCGATTACGGTCCCAGAGTAGCCACGCGTAGACGACGGCAGAGAAGTACGGGATGAGGCCGAGGAACTCTCTGAGAAGGACGGTCCCCCAGCCAGGTTTCTCTCCCGAGGCCAATGAGGCCAGACGAGTGCCCAACAATCGCTTGCCGAATGTCTGGCCGCGCGTGGCGTGCATGAAGGGGACGTAGCTGATCCAGACGGCGAGGCTGACAAGCATCCCCACGCTCGCAAACGCGCCTGATGCGTCCCAGTACGAGGTGACAAGGCGGTCGAGCACCCAGAATGGGAGGAACGTCGTCAGGGCCGCAGCAATCGCGATCAACCCATCAAGTAACCGTGCAGCCAGTCGCTGACCGGGATCTGCCAGTGAGTTCGGTCCGCTCGGTGGCAGACCCAATTCTTGTCCTGGGGATGTTCGACCGGTCACAGGCCAACCCGTCTGGCCTCCCTCCGTAGGCGAGGACCACTCGACGACGCGTGCAACTGAGACAGCAGCAGTGGCCGATTGAACGCCCTCAACGGGAATGTCGTTACGGCATGCTGCGCACCGGGCGATCCGCCCTGTCGTGTGACGGGGGTTCCCGCAGTCGGGGCAGGGCGCCCAAGCCGCCTGCGTTGCCGGCCGCTGGAATCGCTTACCGCACTGAGCGCACTTGCCTCGTTGACGCGGTCTGAGGTCGCCAGAACCGCATTGCGGGCAAAACCGGACTGCCACGAGCGCCCTCCTCGGTGCTGTCCTAGCGAGACTACAAAGTCCCCGAGGCAGTGGGCAGGAGGCTCGTAGCCGGAGCATCGTCAGAAATCCCCTCCCCAATCCGACCCGAAGCGGTACGTTCGGTGCATGGGAGCCAAATGCCATGTGTGCAGTCACGCTGAAAGGGCGGCTATCGACCAACTGCTTGTAGCCCCTGAAGCGTCCAATCGACGCATTGCGACGCAGTACGGACTGTCGGAGGCGTCGATGCGGCGACACGCGGCCTCGCACGTGTCAGCGAAGCTACGGCTGGTCGCTGAACAGGAGTTGGCTTCCGAGGCGGGGGCTCTGCTCGATAGCGCACGCATGCTCGAGCAGCGGGCAATCAGGCTCATCGAGGAATCCGAGCAGGCAGGCGATCGACGAGCCGCGGTTGCTGCCCTGCGGGAGGCCCGCGGCTGCATCGAGCTCCAGGCGAGGATGACCGGGCA carries:
- a CDS encoding RDD family protein, giving the protein MAFGSHAPNVPLRVGLGRGFLTMLRLRASCPLPRGLCSLARTAPRRALVAVRFCPQCGSGDLRPRQRGKCAQCGKRFQRPATQAAWAPCPDCGNPRHTTGRIARCAACRNDIPVEGVQSATAAVSVARVVEWSSPTEGGQTGWPVTGRTSPGQELGLPPSGPNSLADPGQRLAARLLDGLIAIAAALTTFLPFWVLDRLVTSYWDASGAFASVGMLVSLAVWISYVPFMHATRGQTFGKRLLGTRLASLASGEKPGWGTVLLREFLGLIPYFSAVVYAWLLWDRNRQGLHDKAADTVVVRTR